A section of the Mycolicibacterium anyangense genome encodes:
- a CDS encoding F0F1 ATP synthase subunit B: protein MGEHSVTLLAAEEGGGTSNFLIPNGTFFFVLAIFLIVLGVIGKFVVPPVQKVLGEREAMVVKTTEDNRKAAEQEAAADSDFQKEMQAARTEASGIRDQARAEGRAILDEMRGRANEEVAATLQQASDQLKVQSDAIAADLSSSVETLSATLASRVLGVEVSSTSASAPGR from the coding sequence ATGGGGGAGCACAGCGTCACCTTGTTGGCGGCTGAGGAAGGCGGCGGCACGTCGAACTTCCTCATCCCCAACGGCACCTTCTTCTTCGTGCTGGCCATCTTCTTGATCGTGCTGGGCGTGATCGGCAAGTTCGTCGTACCGCCGGTCCAGAAGGTGCTCGGTGAGCGCGAGGCGATGGTCGTCAAGACCACCGAGGACAACCGCAAGGCTGCCGAGCAGGAAGCCGCCGCAGACTCCGACTTCCAGAAGGAGATGCAGGCGGCTCGCACCGAGGCATCGGGAATCCGCGACCAGGCCCGCGCCGAAGGTCGGGCGATCCTCGACGAGATGCGCGGCCGTGCCAACGAAGAGGTGGCGGCCACCCTGCAGCAGGCCTCCGACCAACTCAAGGTGCAAAGCGATGCGATCGCGGCGGATCTGAGTTCGTCGGTCGAGACCCTGTCGGCGACCTTGGCCAGCCGGGTTCTCGGGGTCGAGGTTTCCAGCACGTCGGCGTCAGCGCCGGGACGGTAG
- a CDS encoding F0F1 ATP synthase subunit C — MADPQIVMGALIGGGLILGGGAIGAGIGDGIAGNALISGIARQPEAQGRLFTPFFITVGLVEAAYFINLAFMALFVFATPGAS; from the coding sequence ATGGCAGACCCCCAAATCGTCATGGGCGCCCTGATCGGCGGCGGCCTCATCCTGGGCGGCGGCGCCATCGGCGCCGGTATCGGCGACGGTATCGCCGGTAACGCCCTGATCTCCGGCATCGCCCGCCAGCCCGAAGCGCAGGGCCGCCTGTTCACCCCGTTCTTCATCACCGTTGGTCTGGTGGAAGCGGCGTACTTCATCAACCTGGCGTTCATGGCGTTGTTCGTCTTCGCCACCCCCGGCGCCTCCTAG